The following are encoded in a window of Vicia villosa cultivar HV-30 ecotype Madison, WI unplaced genomic scaffold, Vvil1.0 ctg.000244F_1_1_2_unsc, whole genome shotgun sequence genomic DNA:
- the LOC131625815 gene encoding uncharacterized protein LOC131625815, translating into MASLVTNFSGFVLFFPIGIHRLLSSSSFYLQNPSHFRSKLWYFSDPKWKNLDLYLLLIALPLASISELFLFLSFSHHPIYRFSFFQQSFAVLAFWVLIILIIVIEYVNSVRITESFVFIFGGVVFLMEYSVMDKGISGVAGVVYGLLGGLTLVCAFTCFYLSVKPSAFFAEFLLSCGLVFKGTWLLQIGFSLYTNTFGIKGCQKISILSLTPQMENVDVLCDLDEDSLRGSAMMELLFILHAIVVLVLGLGFFGVLAGKRNFRCGEVKGPLLSELESTSTRMCDVEMG; encoded by the coding sequence ATGGCATCATTAGTCACCAATTTCTCTGGTTTTGTCCTATTCTTTCCCATTGGCATTCATCGCTTActctcttcttcctctttctACCTTCAAAATCCATCTCACTTCCGATCCAAGCTCTGGTATTTCTCCGACCCAAAATGGAAAAATCTCGATCTCTATCTTCTTCTCATAGCTTTACCTTTAGCATCAATTTCCgaactgtttctctttctctccttttctCACCACCCCATTTACAGATTCTCATTCTTCCAACAATCATTCGCTGTTTTAGCCTTCTGGGTCTTGATCATATTGATCATTGTGATTGAATATGTTAACTCAGTACGTATTactgaaagttttgtttttatttttggtgGTGTTGTTTTTCTGATGGAGTATTCTGTAATGGATAAAGGGATTTCAGGTGTTGCTGGTGTTGTTTATGGATTGTTAGGTGGATTGACGCTTGTATGTGCTTTTACATGCTTTTATCTGTCTGTTAAGCCATCTGCTTTCTTTGCTGAGTTTTTGTTGTCTTGTGGATTGGTTTTCAAGGGGACATGGTTGTTGCAAATTGGGTTTTCTTTGTATACTAATACTTTTGGGATAAAAGGGTGTCAGAAGATTTCGATTTTGAGTTTGACACCTCAGATGGAGAATGTGGATGTTCTGTGTGATCTTGATGAGGATAGTTTGAGAGGTTCTGCTATGATGGAGCTGTTGTTCATTTTGCATGCTATTGTGGTGTTGGTTTTGGGGCTTGGATTTTTTGGAGTGTTGGCAGGTAAAAGGAATTTTAGATGCGGCGAGGTGAAGGGACCGTTGCTGTCTGAGCTTGAATCCACGAGTACGAGGATGTGTGATGTTGAGATGGGGTGA
- the LOC131625819 gene encoding actin-related protein 2/3 complex subunit 2B, with protein sequence MACMDRASPALKQILLKLYHAEKSIEIDHHLYEFGSVEYHIQSQASNPIVAYLSVSIPPLCHGILPNNLSPYTIEMVKGICPNVVEIEEPAREGYQLTLKLNLDQIPRNKDYVKVIEDISTVQSVILSSQLKEILWNVNSDDASPGMYKPIKLVYHPREPFFVIRQPQRIIAVFPIRFREKSDIVIATTFFQELMDVGNSDKWTKTPPCTWSAIPPPELRGEAFEDLSTNGGFFSFDISARHVEGKRLDKTVWNLLNFNTYVRNHVKSTKGFIHRRMRKRLENLVEVLHGTNSEEKEQAKQVKQRQGSRYTMKLVRSSKHTMKQRWRTLGRKIKRIHLRLKIHGFTRFRQRWLRFPKFSSTKYTKLE encoded by the exons ATGGCATGCATGGATAGAGCATCTCCTGCTCTCAAACAAATACTGCTCAAGCTCTATCA TGCTGAGAAGTCCATTGAGATTGATCACCATTTATACGAATTCGGATCAGTGGAATACCATATTCAG TCTCAAGCTTCTAATCCTATAGTAGCCTACTTATCAGTATCAATACCTCCTCTTTGTCATGGTATCCTACCAAATAATCTTTCTCCATACACCATTGAAATGGTAAAGGGAATCTGTCCTAATGTTGTGGAAATTGAAGAACCTGCTAGAGAAGGATACCAGCTTACTTTGAAGCTTAACCTAGATCAGATTCCAAGAAATAAAG ACTATGTCAAGGTCATTGAGGATATTTCGACAGTTCAATCGGTTATTCTGAGTTCACAGCTGAAAGAAATATTGTGGAATGTGAATTCTGATGATGCGTCTCCGGGAATGTACAAACCCATCAAACTAGTTTATCATCCGAGAGAACCCTTCTTTGTCATCAGGCAG CCACAGAGAATCATAGCAGTATTCCCAATTCGTTTCAGAGAAAAATCAGATATCGTTATCGCAACAACTTTCTTTCAG GAGCTTATGGATGTTGGAAATTCAGATAAATGGACAAAGACACCCCCTTGCACCTGGTCAGCCATTCCTCCACCAGAGTTGAGAGGAGAAGCTTTCGAGGATTTGAGTACCAATGGAGGGTTTTTCTCTTTTG ATATCTCTGCTCGGCATGTTGAAGGCAAGAGGCTAGACAAAACTGTCTGGAATCTATTAAATTTCAATACCTATGTTAGAAACCATGTAAag AGCACGAAAGGTTTCATACACAGACGGATGAGGAAGCGTTTGGAAAATTTGGTTGAG GTTTTGCACGGAACAAACTCAGAAGAAAAAGAACAAGCCAAACAAGTAAAACAACGTCAAG GATCTAGGTATACCATGAAACTAGTAAGATCATCGAAACACACTATGAAACAAAGATGGCGCACGTTGGGAAGAAAAATAAAGAGAATTCATCTCCGACTTAAAATTCATGGATTTACACGATTTCGCCAACGTTGGTTGAGGTTCCCGAAATTTTCTTCAACAAAATACACAAAATTGGAGTAg